The genomic stretch GCCAGGGCTGCAGCCCGTAAAGCAAGGGAGCTGGTACAACGGAAAAGTGTACTGAGCGGTGGCGGTCTGCCGGGTAAACTGGCTGACTGCTCTGATCGTAACCCCGAGAGTTGTGAGCTGTTCCTGGTGGAAGGGGACTCGGCAGGTGGTACGGCTAAACAGGGCCGTAACCGGAACTTCCAGGCCATCCTGCCGTTGCGTGGTAAGATCCTCAACGTAGAAAAAGCCATGGAGCATAAGATCTACGAAAATGAGGAGATCCGTAACATGTATACTGCACTGGGCGTTACCGTAGGTACCCCGGATGATCCCAAGGCCCTTAACCTGGTCAAGCTCCGTTACCACAAGCTCATCATCATGACCGATGCCGACGTGGACGGAAGCCATATCGCCACGCTGATCCTGACCTTCATTTACCGCTATATGAAAGAACTGGTAGAGCAGGGCTACGTGTATATTGCACAGCCGCCGCTGTACCTGGTGAAAAAAGGGAAGGACCAGGCTTATGCCTGGAATGAAGACCAGCGCAAATCCCTGATAGAAAAACTGGCTGGCGGAAAAGAGGACAGCGTGAACATCCAGCGTTATAAAGGTTTGGGTGAGATGAATGCTGAACAACTCTGGGAAACTACCATGAACCCGGATACCCGCACACTGAAACGCGTAACGCTGGAAAGCATAGCCAACGCTGATGAAGTGTTCAGTATGCTGATGGGCGATGAAGTTGCTCCGCGCCGTGATTTCATTGAAACACATGCCAAATACGCGAAGATCGACGTATAAATAAGTTGAGCTCCTGCATGCTCAGCTGACAACAATAGTACAGGCTGTATCGTTATTGGGTACAGCCTTTTTTTATTGCCGGACCGGGGTATAACGGTAACAGGGCCCGGGAGTTCTGTTGTTTTCCGGCGATGGATCAGATTAAAATCGGGTGAGAATCGGAGAAAATTTTTATATCGAATTGCTTCAAAATCAATACCGGGCTGTCTTATATTGAAAAAAAATGTATATTTATTCCTGTTTCAGCCCCTCTTTGGAGAACTTTTTGCAACAGACATAATTAATTTTATAACCCATTAAAAGCTATTACTATGGCAGATGTTACACTTACTGCATACAATGTGAAGACAAAGGAAAAGAATGTACCCATTAAGGACGCAGTGATCACGAAAACTGCCAAAGGCGCCTATATGGCCCAGGGCAATGATGGGAAAGGCAACAAACTCACCACTTTGCTGGGTGAAGAAAAAGCGCTTGCTGCCATTAAAGCCGGTATCGCCAAACAAGGCTGGTAGTCCCCGGGTAAACTGATTGAAAACAACTTTACGCTGTCCATTCCTTTACTGAAGGGAGTGGGCAGTTTTGTTTTGGCGTCAGCCAGATCAAAACAGAAGCCCTCTGGTAATAGTCGTGAAACTAAAACGCAGAAGGCCTCATGTGCGGGTAAGCACTGATTTTATTCAATCAGGTGAACTATCGTAAACGGAATAGGGAGAATGTGTACTGAAGAGGATATACTAAATATACTCTTTTTTCAAGGATCACACAAAACTTAAATGATCAAATCGGCTGCCCAGGATCTGCTGGTCGTCCGCCTGCAGCCAGCGATTCAGCAGCGTGGCATAGACATTTTTAAAATCAACCTGGTATTTGAGATCGCCGTTCTGCAGGTCTGCCAGGTCAGGCAGTTCATTGATCAGTCCTTTCTGCTGCAGGCCTCCACTCACAAAAAACATATTGTTGGCCGTGCCATGGTCAGTGCCGCCGCTGGCATTCTGCGCTACGCGCCGGCCAAACTCGGAGAAGGTCATCAGCACTACATCCTGGAAACGGTTATTGGCTTTGAGGTCCTTTACAAAAGCGCCGACAGCCGCATTCATTTCTGTGAACAGGCGGTTCTGCTGGCCTTCCTGTCCCACATGCGTATCAAAACTACCGAGTGAAAGATAATAGACCTTTGTATTGATATCAGAAAAGATAAGCGATGCGATGGTTTGTAAACTTTTGCCGATCTCGGTGCCGGGGTAGATGGCGCTGCCGGGCCGCAGCCTGCTTTGTTTGAATATATAATCTGCGCTGCTCATGGTAGCTGTCATGGTCTTGTACAGGTAATCCACGGGCTGTTCTCCGGGCTGGTCCTGGTGTCCGGCAGTTACGGCCCTGAAGTATTTTTCATTGGTGGTGCTGAAAAGTTTGCGCGGATCTTTCATGGCCAGCCCCTTTACTTTTTCTCCTTTGAGCGCCATGCTCAGCACATCGTCAAACTCCAGCGCCTGTGTGGGTTTGTCGCATCCGGCACATTGGGCATCCAGGTAGCGGCCCAGCCAGCCGGTATTGATGAACTGATCACTATGACTGGCGCTATGCCAGATATCCATACTGCGGAAATGGGATCGATCCGGGTTGGGATACCCTACATTGTTAAGGATGCCGAGCGCACCTTCATCGTACAATTCCTTAAAGCTGGTCAATGCAGGATGCAGGCCGGCCTCGTCATCCAGCAGTAAGGCTTTCTCCATGGGTATCCCCAGCCGGGGCCGCACTTTATAGTAGATATCGTTCCGGACAGGGATCACGGTATTCAGCCCGTCGTTCCCACCGCTCAGCTGCAATACTACCAATATCTTATTGCCGGGAGGCACAAGCGTTGGCTGCTCAAAAGCCTTCAGGAATCTGGGTAGCAGCAGGGATGCTGTAGCCAGTGAGCCGAGTTGAATGAATGCTTTCCTTTTGAGTAACATAACTGCTTTTTTAGTAGGTACATCAGCACAGCTGGTATTCCGGTGTGCTCATCAGCTGAATGGTGGCGGTCCGGATAAAGGTCTCGCGGCTGCTGGCATCCACATACTGGTCCAGTACATTTTCAGCCACGCTGTTGGGGGCCTGTAACAGCAGGCGCGCCAGGCTGCTGACCAGTTTTTCCCGCGGCACGCTGGTAAAGAACTGCTCATAGCTTTTCCAGTCGATGCTTGCTGTGATCACCTGTCCGCCTTTATTGCCGGCGGGCCTGGGTTTATCTTTCATGCCCATCATCAGATCGTCGTCATCCTTGGGTTTCAGGTTCAGTTCATCTTCAGCGTAGATCATCTGCGGGATGCGCAGGCGCAGCATCAGCGAGGAGCTGTCGATCCAGTTGGTGCCGCCCGGCCATCCGGCCACATTGGGTGGATAAAAGAGTTGCTGGCCCAGCAGTTTCTGAAGGTTGATCTGTATATCCTCATTGGCAATCCGCATGGGCAGGGCGCGGCGTATGCCTACAATCAGTTCCACCGGCGATTTGATCCTGCAGCCGATATTTTTGGGATCATAGAACCAGCTGCTGCTGAAGATATCCTGCAGCAGTGCGCTGATATCATATTGACTTTGGTAGAACCTGTCAGCGAGCCATTGTATGTTGTTCTCATCTACAGATTCATTGACAAAATAGCGGTAGATCTTACGGGTGATGAAACTGGCTGTTTCCCGGCGTCCGGTAAGGATATCCAGGACATCATCGCCATTGAAGTTGCCGGTTTTGCCCAGTACGGTCTTACTGCCCTCATCGTGCTGGTTCTTCCGGAAAAGAAAATCGCCGGAAGTAGTAGCGCCCCAGCCGGTAAAAGCGCGGGCGGCTTCTTTGACATCATTT from Candidatus Pseudobacter hemicellulosilyticus encodes the following:
- a CDS encoding DUF1800 domain-containing protein: MAVSNQVKQQHLLWRAGFGPGPADYPQLTGSSPKALLTALFKASEKTPAYIDVADSTVKELSRQADIRNSQRSPLTEEERKLLRERSREGLKSINLVWLGQMATSGQQLREKMALFWHGHFATRTVNVLYQQQLLDLIRRHALGNFTELLRSVSKSAAMLNFLNNNQNRKGRPNENFAREVMELFTMGRGHYTENDVKEAARAFTGWGATTSGDFLFRKNQHDEGSKTVLGKTGNFNGDDVLDILTGRRETASFITRKIYRYFVNESVDENNIQWLADRFYQSQYDISALLQDIFSSSWFYDPKNIGCRIKSPVELIVGIRRALPMRIANEDIQINLQKLLGQQLFYPPNVAGWPGGTNWIDSSSLMLRLRIPQMIYAEDELNLKPKDDDDLMMGMKDKPRPAGNKGGQVITASIDWKSYEQFFTSVPREKLVSSLARLLLQAPNSVAENVLDQYVDASSRETFIRTATIQLMSTPEYQLC
- a CDS encoding DUF1501 domain-containing protein, whose product is MLLKRKAFIQLGSLATASLLLPRFLKAFEQPTLVPPGNKILVVLQLSGGNDGLNTVIPVRNDIYYKVRPRLGIPMEKALLLDDEAGLHPALTSFKELYDEGALGILNNVGYPNPDRSHFRSMDIWHSASHSDQFINTGWLGRYLDAQCAGCDKPTQALEFDDVLSMALKGEKVKGLAMKDPRKLFSTTNEKYFRAVTAGHQDQPGEQPVDYLYKTMTATMSSADYIFKQSRLRPGSAIYPGTEIGKSLQTIASLIFSDINTKVYYLSLGSFDTHVGQEGQQNRLFTEMNAAVGAFVKDLKANNRFQDVVLMTFSEFGRRVAQNASGGTDHGTANNMFFVSGGLQQKGLINELPDLADLQNGDLKYQVDFKNVYATLLNRWLQADDQQILGSRFDHLSFV